In Chanodichthys erythropterus isolate Z2021 chromosome 11, ASM2448905v1, whole genome shotgun sequence, a single window of DNA contains:
- the syt4 gene encoding synaptotagmin-4 has protein sequence MAPLTTEEEHFAEVPVSVAVVSVFGLVFSVSIFAWICCQRKANKTNNKTPPYKFVHMLKGVDIYPESLNGKKKFGGEKTPEAHGKQTLSPTAGRPELHLDLEKRDLNGNFTSKPPTLQLKVRSSPDLDIPSLQAGFGPGGNQEACTPESILSSQTPTPAVEKSQDKEGGLGTLFFSVEYNFEKKAFMVHIKEAHGLSPTDEQSLTSDPYIKLTLLPEKKHKVKTRVLRKTLDPAFDETFSFYGIQYARVSQLALHFMVLSFDRFSRDEVIGETLVPLADIDLSEGRVLMSRDIIKRNVRRSAGRGELLLSLCYQSTTSTLTVVVLKARHLPKADTNGPSDPYVKVNLFQGKKRVCKKKTHVKKCAPNPVFNELFVFDLPSEDGLRDTSVELLLLDSDRTSRTPVIGRLLLGTSSPGTAGEHWREICDHPRRQIAKWHALSED, from the exons ATGGCACCATTGACGACAGAAGAAGAACATTTCG CGGAGGTTCCTGTGAGTGTGGCAGTGGTGAGTGTGTTTGGCCTGGTCTTCAGCGTCTCCATCTTTGCATGGATTTGCTGCCAGCGCAAAGCCAACAAGACCAATAACAAGACCCCACCCTATAAGTTTGTCCACATGCTGAAGGGGGTTGACATCTATCCTGAGAGCCTGAATGGAAAGAAGAAGTTTGGAGGAGAAAAGACACCAGAAGCCCATGGAAAACAGACCCTCAGTCCCACTGCTGGGCGGCCAGAGCTCCATCTGGACCTGGAGAAACGAGATCTTAATGGAAACTTTACCTCCAAGCCACCAACCCTCCAACTGAAAGTGCGTAGCTCCCCAGACTTGGACATCCCGTCTCTTCAAGCAGGCTTTGGGCCGGGTGGCAATCAGGAGGCTTGTACTCCAGAAAGCATCCTATCCAGTCAGACACCAACACCAGCCGTGGAAAAATCTCAGGACAAGGAGGGTGGCCTGGGGACTCTCTTCTTTTCAGTTGAGTACAACTTTGAGAAGAAGGCTTTCATGGTTCACATCAAGGAGGCACATGGATTGTCCCCCACGGATGAACAGTCGTTGACCTCTGACCCCTATATTAAGCTGACCTTGCTGCCTGAGAAGAAGCACAAGGTGAAGACACGTGTACTGAGGAAGACTCTGGACCCGGCCTTCGACGAGACCTTCAGCTTCTACGGAATCCAATATGCACGAGTTTCCCAGCTGGCTTTGCACTTCATGGTGCTGAGTTTCGACCGCTTTTCACGTGATGAAGTGATCGGAGAGACCCTCGTTCCTCTGGCTGACATTGACTTGTCCGAGGGGCGGGTCCTCATGAGCCGGGACATTATCAAAAGGAACGTCAGG AGGAGTGCTGGTCGAGGAGAGCTACTTCTGTCCCTGTGTTATCAGTCTACCACCAGTACTCTGACTGTGGTGGTACTGAAAGCCCGACACCTGCCCAAGGCTGACACCAACGGACCATCAG ACCCTTACGTGAAGGTGAACTTGTTCCAGGGGAAGAAGCGAGTGTGTAAGAAGAAGACGCACGTGAAAAAGTGTGCCCCCAACCCCGTCTTCAACGAGCTCTTCGTTTTCGACCTGCCCTCGGAAGATGGCCTGCGAGACACCAGCGTGGAGCTGCTCCTGCTGGACTCCGACAGAACGTCCCGTACACCTGTCATCGGCCGGCTCCTCCTCGGCACCTCCTCCCCCGGCACCGCCGGCGAGCACTGGCGTGAGATCTGCGACCACCCGCGCCGACAGATCGCTAAGTGGCACGCGCTGTCCGAAGACTAG